From one Arachis duranensis cultivar V14167 unplaced genomic scaffold, aradu.V14167.gnm2.J7QH unplaced_Scaffold_95825, whole genome shotgun sequence genomic stretch:
- the LOC110277365 gene encoding uncharacterized protein LOC110277365, producing MQGGCIADIGSCGTGFDSASGSVRTKKFRTKGSELADRKGEKNKAMPRAPSIRCSSIDEALSLSSRARCNKG from the coding sequence ATGCAAGGAGGATGTATAGCTGATATAGGATCTTGTGGAACAGGATTTGATTCTGCAAGCGGTTCGGTACGAACGAAGAAATTTCGAACAAAAGGATCGGAACTCGCTGATAGGAAAGGAGAGAAAAACAAAGCAATGCCAAGAGCTCCGTCAATCCGCTGTTCATCGATAGACGAAGCTCTCTCTTTATCATCTCGCGCCAGATGCAACAAAGGATGA